The Sphingobacterium bambusae genome includes a window with the following:
- a CDS encoding RteC domain-containing protein, whose protein sequence is MFEKVFEHFYDSMYAELDRLSAQTETSPERLEASLKCIEDTMEMLFAYLDAHPISDEPAEINFFKYVKPKFQSWQIYVLELHQLLVAEPIGTREVVNTYYKDELAAIERFFKRHLFLYQYYVTGEDAKDAAFFLRKNIGKFPLGQESVSGRLRRYSSSMDFMFAKFRAMEMTRDFILSRLKLLENRYEELALSTALKRKRRWWSGDKAELVELVYGLYLTGRINDGKADIGEIIEWLEDSLNIDLRQAYRIFLDIKRRKKISHTKFLDEMSKAIERSIQTGNS, encoded by the coding sequence ATGTTCGAAAAGGTATTTGAACACTTTTATGATAGCATGTACGCGGAGTTGGATCGTCTTTCTGCGCAGACGGAGACTTCCCCTGAACGTTTGGAAGCTTCACTTAAATGTATCGAAGATACTATGGAAATGCTTTTTGCTTATCTCGATGCGCATCCGATCAGCGATGAGCCAGCGGAAATCAACTTCTTTAAGTATGTGAAACCAAAATTTCAATCTTGGCAAATTTATGTGCTCGAATTGCACCAATTGTTGGTCGCTGAACCTATTGGCACGCGAGAAGTCGTCAACACTTATTACAAAGATGAGTTGGCTGCTATCGAACGATTTTTTAAAAGGCATCTCTTTCTTTACCAATACTACGTTACCGGAGAAGATGCAAAGGATGCCGCGTTTTTCCTTCGCAAGAATATAGGAAAGTTTCCGTTAGGTCAAGAGTCGGTTAGTGGCCGATTGCGTAGGTATTCCTCCAGTATGGACTTTATGTTCGCTAAATTCCGAGCAATGGAAATGACTCGTGATTTTATTCTCTCGCGTTTAAAGCTTCTAGAAAATAGATATGAGGAACTAGCGTTAAGCACCGCTTTAAAACGCAAGAGGCGCTGGTGGTCTGGAGACAAAGCTGAACTGGTAGAGTTGGTGTACGGTCTTTATCTGACCGGAAGGATAAATGATGGAAAGGCGGATATTGGAGAAATAATTGAATGGCTCGAGGACAGCTTGAATATCGATCTTCGACAAGCGTATCGAATCTTCCTTGATATTAAAAGACGGAAGAAAATTAGTCACACAAAGTTTCTTGATGAAATGAGTAAGGCAATTGAACGGAGCATTCAAACCGGAAATTCGTAA
- a CDS encoding JAB domain-containing protein: MQTTLDFQNRNTQHKGIYANELTLSYKKAIRLEDPGFKQINSSLKVSQILRSIWDEDQLTIRESFYLLCFSTKLDLIGYYKVAEGGLDQVLIDIRIVFSTALLARSSSIVVAHNHPSGTCEPSSADRVLTRRLADAGELLAIQLNDHIILTEDSYYSFRDEGDL, from the coding sequence ATGCAAACTACATTAGATTTTCAGAACCGTAACACCCAGCACAAAGGAATTTATGCCAATGAACTTACATTGAGCTACAAGAAAGCCATCAGGTTGGAAGATCCTGGATTTAAGCAGATCAATAGCTCGCTAAAAGTTAGCCAAATCCTTCGATCAATATGGGATGAAGATCAGCTGACGATTCGAGAGAGCTTTTACTTGCTATGTTTCTCGACCAAACTTGACCTCATCGGTTATTATAAAGTAGCAGAGGGAGGTCTTGATCAGGTATTGATTGATATCAGAATTGTATTCTCTACAGCACTTTTAGCAAGATCTTCTTCCATCGTAGTGGCTCATAACCACCCGAGTGGTACGTGCGAACCGAGTTCCGCGGATAGAGTACTAACTAGAAGATTAGCAGATGCGGGCGAATTACTGGCCATACAACTTAATGACCATATAATCCTAACCGAAGATTCTTATTACTCTTTTAGGGATGAAGGGGACTTATAG
- a CDS encoding SusC/RagA family TonB-linked outer membrane protein, with product MGTFYVRGTVVDEVNERPLDGTSIRLLGGRIVGITDSLGNFSLSVDNRRGILVFSRTGCEKKEVPFDLNTELKEGFKVRLKQLSNSLDDVQVIGYGTVSRRLNTGSVVSVNGSEIAKQPVSNPLASLAGRVPGMTVAQNSGNAGSRITVQIRGRNSIAQGSEPLFLIDGVPFPNSQLNGGMTALANGGQSPMNNINPQDIESIDVLKDADATAIYGSRGANGVVLITTKKGQQGVMRGEANVFHGIGKVNPRLNLLNTEQYLMMRREAFANDRIEPTGINAPDLLLWDTTRYTDWQEYLIGGTAHFTNANFSLSGGGELTQYLVGANYNRQGAVYPGRYYNNRGGASMSVTHRSADKRFSAMFSSNFSIDNNELPGNDLTGSITLPPNHPVLFDDHGNLVWEENGGTFSNPLSYLKRKTSARTDNLLANANLQYRLLDGLIVRVTGGYNLIQLDQIDTWPAAAIDPNSSSIAPNTSVSNARSKSWIIEPQLEYSLQLDRHRFNVLLGTTMQSDVRNMQLVEASGFPNDGVMEAIAFASQIDGESSKVDYRYQALFGRVNYNYDGKYLFNLTGRRDGSSRFGPDRKVANFGALGIGWIFSEESLLQDRLAFLSFGKLRGSYGVTGNDQIGDYQYLDNYGAVSYPYQGEIGYLPARLFNSDYSWERNNKLEFGLELGFLSDRIQFASNWFRNRSDSQLVNYRLPSQVGFSSILRNYGALVENSGWEFVLSANPKLGNNFLWTTSINVSFNRNKLLEFPGLETSSYANTLVLGQPLSIRKHFQFIGVDPTSGQYTFNGTVVPTDQTVLFDPTPKYFGGFNNDFSFKGWNLSFLLQFVKQQGYNYYQGFSTGSAPGIRRNQPLQVLDRWQSEGDQGKFQRFTTTGEALRAYNNFVNYSDGVLTDASFVRLKNLHLSYRLPPTLLSKLRCRSLRIYAQGQNLFTITNFLGMDPETGATSTLPPMAVYTIGLNLGF from the coding sequence ATGGGCACTTTTTATGTTAGAGGGACAGTAGTTGATGAAGTAAACGAACGCCCTCTCGATGGAACCTCAATACGACTTTTAGGGGGGCGTATAGTTGGTATTACTGATAGTCTCGGGAATTTTAGCTTATCAGTAGATAATAGGCGAGGTATACTAGTGTTTAGCCGAACAGGTTGTGAAAAAAAAGAGGTTCCTTTTGACCTAAATACGGAGCTAAAAGAAGGCTTTAAAGTCCGTTTAAAGCAACTTTCTAATTCGCTCGATGATGTCCAAGTGATCGGTTATGGTACAGTTTCTCGCCGCTTAAATACAGGAAGCGTAGTCTCGGTTAATGGATCAGAAATTGCAAAGCAGCCAGTCTCGAATCCTCTCGCTAGCCTTGCAGGAAGGGTGCCGGGAATGACGGTAGCGCAAAATAGTGGTAATGCTGGATCTAGAATTACCGTGCAGATACGGGGGCGAAATAGTATTGCCCAAGGCAGTGAGCCGCTGTTCCTGATCGACGGGGTTCCTTTTCCCAATTCTCAGCTAAATGGCGGTATGACCGCACTTGCAAACGGCGGTCAGAGCCCAATGAATAATATCAATCCGCAAGATATCGAAAGTATTGATGTGCTCAAGGATGCCGATGCAACGGCTATTTATGGAAGTCGAGGTGCTAATGGGGTGGTGCTGATTACGACAAAGAAGGGGCAGCAAGGAGTGATGAGAGGTGAAGCTAATGTTTTTCACGGAATCGGAAAAGTTAACCCTAGGCTCAACCTACTCAATACGGAACAGTATTTAATGATGCGCCGAGAAGCTTTCGCAAATGACAGGATCGAACCGACAGGAATCAATGCACCTGATCTGTTGCTATGGGATACAACACGTTATACCGATTGGCAGGAGTATCTCATTGGAGGAACTGCTCACTTTACCAATGCAAACTTTAGTTTATCTGGAGGGGGTGAGCTCACTCAGTATCTTGTGGGGGCTAATTATAATAGGCAAGGTGCAGTATATCCTGGACGCTATTACAACAATCGAGGAGGCGCGAGCATGAGCGTGACACATCGTTCTGCCGATAAACGCTTTTCTGCAATGTTTTCTTCAAATTTTAGCATAGATAATAATGAACTTCCGGGAAACGATTTAACGGGATCTATCACCTTGCCTCCAAATCATCCCGTATTATTTGACGACCATGGAAATTTGGTTTGGGAGGAAAATGGTGGAACATTTTCTAATCCGCTTAGCTATCTGAAGCGTAAGACATCCGCGCGAACGGACAATCTACTTGCCAACGCTAATTTGCAGTATCGACTACTTGATGGTTTGATTGTACGTGTAACTGGTGGATACAATCTTATTCAGCTTGATCAAATTGATACTTGGCCTGCTGCCGCAATCGATCCAAATTCAAGTAGTATCGCACCCAATACGAGCGTTTCTAATGCTAGGAGTAAAAGTTGGATCATAGAACCTCAGCTAGAGTATTCTTTACAATTGGATCGTCATCGCTTTAATGTCTTGTTGGGGACGACTATGCAAAGCGATGTGCGAAATATGCAGCTGGTTGAGGCTTCGGGTTTTCCTAATGATGGGGTAATGGAAGCCATCGCTTTTGCCAGCCAGATTGATGGCGAAAGTTCGAAGGTGGATTATCGTTATCAAGCCCTCTTTGGAAGGGTCAATTATAACTATGATGGGAAATACTTGTTCAACTTGACTGGAAGACGCGATGGGAGTAGTCGTTTTGGACCAGATCGAAAGGTAGCAAACTTCGGGGCACTTGGCATTGGTTGGATATTTAGTGAGGAAAGTTTACTGCAAGATCGGTTAGCATTTTTAAGCTTCGGAAAGCTTCGAGGAAGCTATGGTGTGACGGGTAACGATCAAATAGGTGACTACCAGTATCTCGATAACTATGGCGCGGTTTCCTATCCATATCAAGGAGAGATAGGATACTTGCCTGCTAGACTGTTTAATAGCGATTACTCTTGGGAGCGAAATAACAAGTTGGAGTTCGGCCTAGAACTTGGCTTTCTGTCGGACCGGATACAGTTTGCTTCGAATTGGTTTCGTAACCGAAGCGACAGTCAGCTGGTTAATTACAGGCTTCCAAGTCAAGTGGGATTCTCAAGCATATTACGAAACTATGGTGCACTGGTAGAGAATTCAGGCTGGGAATTTGTGCTTTCGGCAAATCCGAAGTTAGGTAATAACTTTTTATGGACAACTTCGATTAATGTTAGCTTCAACCGTAATAAATTACTCGAGTTTCCGGGGCTGGAAACATCAAGTTACGCTAACACCTTGGTTTTAGGACAGCCATTGTCCATTCGCAAACACTTTCAATTTATCGGCGTTGATCCGACTTCTGGACAATATACATTTAACGGCACGGTTGTGCCGACGGATCAAACGGTTCTATTTGATCCAACACCTAAATACTTTGGTGGATTTAACAATGATTTTTCCTTTAAAGGCTGGAATCTTAGCTTTTTGTTACAGTTCGTTAAGCAACAAGGATATAACTACTACCAAGGTTTTAGTACGGGATCGGCACCCGGTATCCGTAGAAATCAACCCCTACAGGTGCTCGATCGCTGGCAAAGCGAAGGAGATCAGGGAAAATTTCAGCGTTTTACTACAACTGGCGAAGCACTTCGGGCGTATAACAATTTTGTGAACTATTCCGATGGAGTGCTTACCGATGCATCTTTTGTTCGACTGAAAAATTTGCACTTATCCTACAGATTGCCACCAACGTTGCTTAGCAAACTTAGGTGTCGTTCACTAAGAATATATGCCCAAGGACAGAATCTGTTCACAATCACAAATTTCCTTGGCATGGATCCGGAGACAGGTGCAACTTCGACGCTTCCTCCAATGGCTGTTTACACCATAGGGTTAAATCTAGGTTTTTAA
- a CDS encoding RagB/SusD family nutrient uptake outer membrane protein has protein sequence MNNLKNFLMAIALGLGLLLFISCENWLEVDPPNDRLDRSVIFADSASASLTLAGIHNDMISSSSGFVTVLSSLAGLSAGELSYTLTNQDLMQFDQSNILADNATILRTWNNIYKHVYQCNSAMEGIEGADNIAPTAKSRLIGEARFMRALLYFHTVNCWGSIPLVTSSDYRVNEVIGRTPIDEIYEQIVTDLEYATQNMNDMYLASERARPNRLSAFALLARVYLFRQQWELAEQAATVVINSGLYSLEASPSDVFLKESNEVIWQMAPSTGNSAHTPAAGYLPINANDNSLPQFLINENLYQSFDPSDRRRADWIGIKSIGPHYYSIKYRVRSAPMSSRSEYTVMLRLAEQFLIRAEARAELGQLTPAIDDLNVIRARASIVDLPIGASTEQVLANVEAERYRELFADWGAHRWFDLKRKGRIDAVVGPLKGSNWKPTDAWWPIPLTQLLTNSNLVQNDGY, from the coding sequence ATGAATAACTTGAAGAATTTTTTGATGGCAATTGCTCTTGGTCTAGGACTTTTGCTTTTTATAAGTTGTGAAAACTGGCTGGAGGTTGATCCCCCAAACGATCGTCTAGATCGCTCGGTGATTTTTGCCGATAGTGCATCTGCTTCGCTGACCCTTGCTGGTATTCACAACGACATGATTTCCAGTAGCAGTGGCTTTGTGACTGTCCTAAGTAGTCTTGCTGGACTTAGTGCTGGTGAACTGAGTTACACATTAACCAATCAGGATTTAATGCAATTCGACCAAAGCAACATACTTGCTGATAATGCAACCATCCTGAGGACATGGAACAATATCTATAAGCACGTCTATCAGTGTAATAGCGCGATGGAAGGGATTGAAGGAGCGGACAATATAGCACCTACTGCGAAATCACGTTTGATAGGAGAAGCACGGTTTATGCGAGCCTTGCTCTATTTCCATACTGTAAATTGTTGGGGAAGTATTCCTCTAGTAACAAGTTCAGATTATCGCGTTAATGAAGTGATCGGTAGAACGCCCATCGACGAGATCTACGAGCAGATTGTTACGGATCTGGAGTATGCTACGCAAAATATGAACGATATGTATCTAGCATCTGAACGTGCCAGACCTAATCGGCTTTCGGCATTTGCACTGCTAGCAAGGGTATACTTGTTTCGCCAGCAATGGGAGCTTGCAGAGCAAGCGGCAACAGTGGTAATCAATTCAGGACTATACTCGTTGGAGGCGTCACCTAGTGACGTTTTTTTGAAGGAAAGTAATGAAGTGATATGGCAAATGGCACCTTCTACAGGTAATTCGGCGCATACACCTGCCGCGGGTTATTTACCGATCAATGCAAATGATAATAGTTTGCCGCAATTCTTAATCAATGAAAATTTATATCAAAGCTTCGATCCCTCAGATCGTCGACGTGCGGATTGGATAGGCATTAAGTCAATTGGACCTCATTATTACTCCATCAAATATAGAGTTCGCTCGGCGCCGATGTCCAGTAGGTCAGAATATACGGTCATGCTTCGCCTTGCAGAGCAATTCTTGATTAGGGCAGAAGCTAGAGCTGAACTTGGCCAGTTGACGCCAGCAATCGATGATTTGAATGTCATTCGTGCACGTGCATCAATTGTAGATTTACCGATTGGTGCTTCTACTGAACAAGTGCTAGCCAATGTAGAAGCGGAACGCTATAGGGAACTGTTTGCTGATTGGGGTGCCCACCGCTGGTTTGATCTGAAAAGGAAAGGTCGCATTGATGCAGTAGTAGGCCCCTTAAAGGGAAGTAATTGGAAGCCTACCGATGCTTGGTGGCCTATACCACTAACGCAACTATTAACTAATTCTAATTTAGTACAAAATGATGGATATTAA
- a CDS encoding TlpA family protein disulfide reductase, protein MMDIKMRSINKYKLTKNIYLVAIGKVTMVSAYLLMVVYSRAQQITDPVKYEIGDQVSNFQYDSVISNVDDGDIRLSDYKGKAIIIDFWATWCKPCVASFPKLEAIQEKYKDELKVLLFSDDKESKIKEFYRLRPEFKLSTAMFDSKDSMILRFPHKFLPHYVWLDRHHKVHSITGMDGLTEENVKELLAGDKTNAYQKDDSEDMMDLKGMVVDSIEIGRMGARMLSIDSNLMAGSQISKYDWRLTKMSRFSKPGDKKGFMEFTNYSIAGLYQMAYLGVRRDRLHKELFFIDCVDSTVTYPNMDDMAKFKKWEKTHTYSYRLILPKAKEDSALMFTYMKRDLDNFFGLTAVYETRELDWIVLKTVDAAALKSSGRRPQLIVERGTAISVINKPFDQLMYALRVCGINYRSRSINPWLPLIDETEISGNIDFVADGLTSDDKLVHALEEKGIMIIEEKRKVRVLVLK, encoded by the coding sequence ATGATGGATATTAAAATGAGGAGTATCAATAAGTATAAATTGACGAAAAATATTTATTTGGTTGCAATTGGTAAAGTGACGATGGTCTCAGCGTACCTACTGATGGTTGTCTATAGTAGGGCGCAACAGATAACCGATCCCGTAAAATATGAGATTGGTGACCAAGTTTCAAACTTTCAGTATGATTCAGTAATTAGTAATGTCGATGATGGTGATATTAGACTATCCGACTATAAGGGAAAGGCGATTATTATAGATTTTTGGGCTACGTGGTGTAAACCTTGTGTGGCATCATTTCCGAAGCTGGAAGCAATCCAAGAGAAATATAAAGATGAACTAAAGGTTCTTTTGTTCAGCGATGATAAGGAAAGCAAGATCAAAGAGTTTTACCGTTTACGTCCAGAGTTTAAATTGAGTACTGCCATGTTCGATTCGAAAGATTCGATGATACTGCGGTTTCCGCATAAATTTCTGCCACATTATGTTTGGCTCGATAGACACCACAAAGTGCATTCTATCACCGGAATGGACGGACTCACCGAAGAGAATGTGAAGGAATTACTCGCTGGAGACAAAACTAACGCTTATCAAAAGGATGACTCCGAAGATATGATGGATTTAAAAGGTATGGTTGTCGATAGTATTGAAATAGGACGGATGGGGGCTCGAATGTTATCCATAGACAGTAACCTCATGGCTGGATCACAGATCTCTAAATACGATTGGCGTTTGACCAAAATGAGTAGATTCTCGAAACCAGGAGATAAAAAAGGATTTATGGAATTTACCAACTATTCTATTGCTGGACTTTATCAAATGGCGTATCTCGGTGTTCGAAGGGATAGATTGCACAAAGAATTGTTCTTTATCGATTGTGTAGATTCCACGGTGACTTATCCCAATATGGACGATATGGCTAAGTTTAAAAAGTGGGAGAAAACGCATACCTATAGTTATCGCCTTATTCTTCCAAAAGCAAAAGAAGATAGTGCCCTTATGTTTACTTACATGAAAAGAGATCTTGATAATTTTTTTGGATTGACGGCGGTTTACGAAACGCGTGAACTCGATTGGATCGTTTTGAAAACGGTTGATGCAGCTGCACTAAAGTCAAGCGGTCGGCGACCGCAATTAATCGTCGAAAGAGGGACTGCGATTTCCGTTATTAATAAACCTTTTGATCAACTGATGTATGCGCTGCGGGTTTGCGGGATTAATTATAGATCAAGGTCAATTAATCCTTGGCTTCCTTTGATAGATGAAACTGAAATTAGCGGCAATATCGACTTTGTTGCCGATGGTTTGACTTCTGACGATAAATTGGTGCATGCACTTGAGGAGAAAGGAATAATGATAATAGAAGAGAAGAGAAAAGTAAGAGTATTAGTACTCAAATAA
- a CDS encoding DUF6520 family protein — protein sequence MKRKILTLAAAVVAIGGAFAGSSNAKKLVVQQGWYRSPMPAENAIPEATSTLSARAQCEDNTLETCLYHFEANATEWDTTINGTFN from the coding sequence ATGAAAAGAAAAATTTTAACATTGGCCGCGGCAGTTGTCGCAATTGGAGGAGCATTTGCGGGAAGTTCAAATGCTAAAAAACTAGTTGTTCAGCAAGGTTGGTACCGAAGCCCCATGCCGGCAGAAAATGCTATTCCTGAAGCAACAAGCACTCTTAGTGCGAGAGCACAATGTGAGGACAACACATTGGAAACCTGCTTGTATCATTTTGAGGCTAATGCTACTGAGTGGGATACCACTATTAATGGCACCTTTAACTAA
- a CDS encoding MauE/DoxX family redox-associated membrane protein has product MKNLTIINFAISTILGLLMLYSGSSKLLDFHNFTEQIDKSPFLYNRFEILPVLLITIETVLGVLLLTHYKRKLVLYFHLYLMSSFTVYIYLMMQKASYLPCACMGIFESLSWQEHLWVNIILVVLNLIAIFIGTDLNKEEQYKNHKQRITGSYNTIRRASPSGATDQMDNGRNSQYF; this is encoded by the coding sequence ATGAAGAATCTAACGATCATAAACTTCGCAATCTCGACAATCTTAGGTCTGTTGATGCTATATTCTGGTAGCTCAAAACTATTAGATTTCCATAATTTCACAGAGCAGATCGATAAAAGTCCTTTTCTTTACAACCGCTTTGAAATACTACCTGTGCTGCTAATCACCATCGAAACTGTACTAGGCGTATTGTTATTGACTCACTATAAAAGAAAGCTAGTCCTGTACTTCCATCTATACTTGATGAGCAGCTTTACTGTTTACATCTATTTGATGATGCAAAAAGCCTCCTATTTACCCTGTGCCTGCATGGGCATTTTTGAAAGCCTCAGTTGGCAAGAGCATCTTTGGGTAAACATCATACTGGTAGTTTTAAATCTCATCGCGATTTTCATCGGCACAGACTTAAACAAAGAAGAACAATACAAAAATCATAAACAACGAATTACCGGTAGTTACAATACGATACGTAGGGCCAGTCCGTCCGGCGCTACAGATCAAATGGATAATGGGCGGAATAGTCAATATTTCTAA
- a CDS encoding serine/threonine protein kinase, translated as MTNNSDKSITQAATNRKSTLASYDALLTGTDISFEKRHPWLVVGKPDFNDKLVICLSISIKHADLILTAVLPILKQQEASFILVTDQLQHNRINNHAFPLELFGKPLIIFPKNLDITKRLLKDLLAVTNDFSALILPNCLQVGNICYVAFSTRISYDANQQFPYKFIITQELSESLYETAILKKANISRFIGGRHIPFKLILSSHKGNIIKGIDIRTMRWSFIKQARDWAGEDIHGRQMRDRLSWQMSLANILQDQINVPKAIQLIESSHYSYLITEYIDGQSLDALVKTGKSDVSNILFIIKEAAIQIQQMHAFGYIHRDITAKNIIFSASGKVYLTDLELAYPINGAMFPPFESGTIGYMSTQQTLGLDPHPADDVFAFGALLYFAFSNEHPRSLCNISEEVRNNKIYACGAPHDIQNFIQASQSNFTQHRPQIQELVAILQKESDNVENNAFYTEPIFSLKKQIAKSSIIILLAVLSVYILWQTSGDSNLQGNGFERMFLNPAVQPSKEINLPIEVAYIAGLYTDSIYLTSTNQGQLFSIGKNDSRLNESTPFAEYQFKSQIESKSIISVTPYGKFLINGTGKTLVSKGIIDSSIKITTTSEPFSRAIPINDSLVILRKAKPGIRDQVLYLINQRNSQIVREARVTPKRHDGGYSTAGLLAYDTVTRRAAYVTRYANQITMLDHRLNILTKTSSIDTFSSYRTQVANVKSRNSETVSNKGPQLYVNRSIAMNEGILFIKSAVLADNEDTESQRSMTVLDLYDQLDGKYFGSLRLDKGDGSRLRNFAVSDNKIYCLYPQRLKIYNIPSIPMK; from the coding sequence ATGACCAACAATAGCGATAAATCAATAACTCAAGCGGCTACAAATAGGAAAAGTACGTTAGCGTCCTATGATGCTCTATTAACAGGAACTGACATATCCTTTGAAAAACGGCATCCATGGCTCGTAGTCGGAAAGCCAGACTTTAACGATAAGTTGGTTATCTGCTTATCCATTTCGATAAAGCATGCAGATCTGATATTAACGGCTGTACTTCCAATTCTAAAGCAGCAAGAAGCTTCCTTTATTTTGGTTACAGATCAATTACAACACAACCGAATCAATAATCATGCATTTCCTTTGGAACTATTTGGTAAACCACTGATCATATTTCCCAAAAATCTGGATATTACAAAAAGACTATTGAAAGATCTACTTGCAGTAACAAACGACTTTAGCGCTTTAATATTACCAAATTGCCTTCAAGTTGGAAATATATGTTACGTTGCGTTCAGTACCAGAATATCTTATGACGCTAATCAACAATTCCCATACAAATTTATCATCACCCAAGAGCTTTCTGAATCTCTTTACGAAACTGCAATTCTCAAAAAAGCAAATATCTCTAGATTTATTGGAGGCCGACATATACCTTTTAAGCTCATACTAAGTAGCCATAAAGGTAACATAATTAAAGGAATTGATATCCGAACCATGCGATGGAGCTTCATTAAGCAAGCCCGCGACTGGGCTGGAGAAGACATCCATGGTAGGCAAATGAGAGACAGACTGTCTTGGCAGATGAGTCTTGCAAACATTTTGCAAGACCAAATAAACGTCCCAAAAGCTATCCAACTAATAGAGTCCAGCCATTATAGTTATTTAATAACCGAATATATTGATGGCCAATCGCTTGACGCACTAGTCAAGACAGGCAAGAGCGACGTATCAAACATACTATTCATTATCAAGGAAGCAGCAATTCAAATCCAGCAAATGCACGCTTTTGGTTACATTCACCGAGACATAACCGCAAAAAACATCATCTTTAGCGCCAGTGGTAAAGTTTACTTAACTGATCTAGAGCTTGCCTACCCCATTAATGGAGCAATGTTCCCTCCGTTCGAAAGCGGCACGATCGGCTATATGTCAACGCAGCAAACACTAGGTCTTGATCCCCATCCCGCTGATGATGTTTTTGCCTTTGGGGCACTGCTCTACTTTGCCTTTAGCAACGAGCATCCCAGGTCACTTTGTAATATCAGCGAGGAGGTGCGCAACAATAAGATCTATGCATGCGGTGCCCCCCATGATATTCAAAACTTTATACAGGCCTCGCAATCGAATTTTACGCAGCATAGACCACAAATCCAAGAATTGGTAGCGATTCTGCAAAAAGAATCTGATAACGTGGAAAACAATGCATTCTATACAGAACCCATTTTCTCGCTAAAGAAACAAATTGCCAAAAGCTCGATCATTATTCTATTAGCTGTACTGAGCGTTTATATCCTTTGGCAAACAAGCGGTGATAGCAACCTTCAAGGAAATGGATTCGAAAGAATGTTTCTAAACCCGGCGGTACAGCCGTCGAAAGAGATCAATTTACCGATTGAAGTCGCATATATCGCTGGTCTATATACAGACTCGATTTATCTAACATCAACTAATCAAGGACAGCTCTTTTCTATCGGCAAAAACGATAGTCGGTTAAATGAAAGTACGCCATTTGCGGAGTATCAATTTAAAAGCCAAATAGAAAGTAAATCGATTATCTCGGTCACACCCTATGGAAAATTTCTAATCAACGGCACAGGAAAAACACTTGTGAGCAAGGGTATTATAGACTCAAGTATTAAAATAACAACCACAAGTGAGCCGTTCAGCCGCGCGATTCCGATAAATGATAGTCTTGTGATCCTTAGAAAGGCTAAACCAGGCATACGCGATCAAGTGTTATACCTTATCAATCAACGTAATAGTCAGATTGTTAGAGAAGCTAGGGTGACTCCCAAACGACATGACGGAGGTTACAGCACGGCAGGACTGTTAGCATATGACACAGTTACAAGGCGAGCAGCCTATGTCACACGCTACGCAAACCAAATCACAATGTTGGATCATCGCCTAAATATTCTCACTAAAACCTCAAGCATAGACACTTTTTCCTCGTACCGCACTCAGGTTGCCAATGTTAAAAGCCGAAATAGTGAAACCGTTAGTAATAAGGGGCCACAGCTTTATGTCAACCGGTCTATAGCGATGAATGAAGGTATTTTATTCATAAAAAGTGCCGTGCTTGCCGATAACGAAGATACAGAAAGCCAAAGGAGCATGACCGTTCTCGATCTGTACGATCAGTTGGATGGCAAGTATTTTGGTTCATTGAGACTCGATAAAGGTGACGGAAGTCGGCTACGCAACTTCGCCGTTTCGGATAATAAAATCTACTGCCTCTATCCTCAGCGCTTAAAAATTTACAACATCCCTTCAATACCAATGAAATGA